The Amycolatopsis umgeniensis DNA segment GTCAGCGCGTGGTGTAGCCGCCGTTCGGGAACAGGGTCTGGCCGGTGAACCAGGCGCCGCCGGTGGCCAGGAACCGGATGATGGGCACGATGTCCTCGATCCGGGTGAGTCGTCCGCCCAGGGCCTGCGACTTGTGGAATTCGACCCGCTCGGGGGTTTCCTGCGGGTAGAAGAACGGGGTGTCCATCGGGCCGGGTGCGACGACGTTGACCGAGATGCCGCGGTCGGCGAACTCCTTGGCGGCGGCCCTGGTGAAGTGTTCCAGCGGGGCTTTGCCGCCGGCGTAGGTGGCGTATCCGTCGGTGAACGCCGCCAGCAGTGAGGTGCCGAGGCTGATGATCTTGCCGTTGTCGGAGAGGCGTCGTCCGGCTTCCTGGATGAAGAAGTAGGCGGCCTTCGCGTTGACCGCGAACATGCGGTCGTAGTCCTCTTCGGTGGTTTCGAGGATCGGCTTGCGCAGGACCATGCCGGTGGTGTTGACCGCGATGTCGGCGCGGCCGAAGGTGTCCACCGCGGTGTCGAAGAGGCGGCGGACGTCGGTGACGTGGGTCAGGTCGCCCTGGACGGCGATGGCTTCGGAGCCCGCGCCGCGGACGGCCTCGACGGTCTTTTCGGCGTCGGCCGCCGAGGCGTCTCCGTGGTAGTGGACGACGATCTTGGCGCCCGCGTCGCCGAGTGTGGTGGACAGGAGTCCGCCGAGGTTCTTCGCGCCGCCGGCGATGACCGCGACCGTGCCGGTCAAGTTCTGTTCGCTCATGGTTTCGAACGTAGGAGCCGGGGGCGGGGGTTGGGAAACACAAGATCCGGGTGGGGGTACAAGCCCGGTTTGTGGCCTTCCCCACGTCCTCGGAGCTGCGAATATTCGTGATCGAACGGCGAAGCGGCTTCTTATTGTGGACACTCTGAGCGTGCTCCGAGAAGTCGACGACCTTGATCAGCCCGCCGTTCCCGAGACGGCGCCCCGGCAGGGGCGCCCGGCGCGTGTGTTCGAGAGAGTTCTCGACAGACTGGCCCGGTCGCCCTATCCGAGGGCGATCCTGCTGTATCTCGTGATTCGCACGGCCAGTGTCCAGTTGCTGGACCTGCTTGCCGCTCGGCGCGGCGCGTCGCTGACCGATCGGCTGACGGCGTGGGACGGGCAGTGGTATCTGCGGCTGGCGGTGCACGGTTACGCCGATCTGCCGGGGACGCTGGACGCGGCCCGGCAGCCGTATTCGGACGCGCCGATGGCGTTCTTCCCGCTGTATCCGAAGTTCGTCGAGGCGGTGATGTGGCTCGGGCTCGACGTGGTCACCGCGGCGCTGACGGTGTCGGTGCTGGGCGGTCTGGTGCTGGCGTGCGGGTTGATCCGTATCGGGCGGGCGGTGTCGCCGGAGCGGGGTGACCGGACCGGTCTGCTTCTGGTGGCGTTGTGGGCCGGTGCGCCGATGGCGATCGTGTTCTCGATGGCCTACACGGAGGCGGTGTTCTGCGCGTTCGCGGTGTGGGCGCTGGTGGGGGTGCTGGAGCGGCGATGGATGCTGGCCGGGTTGTGCGCCTTCGCGGCCGGGTTGTCGAGGTCGACGGCGGTGGTGCTGGTCGCGGTCGTGGTCGTCGCGGCGTTGATCGCGGTCTTCCGGCGTCCCGAGGAGCGGCGGTGGGCGCTGGTGGGCGCGGTGATCGCGCCGCTGGGGGTGGCGGGGTACCTGGGGTTCGTCGCCTATCGGACGGGTAGCTGGACCGGGTGGCAGGACATCGAACTGCGGGGTTGGAACACCGAGTTCGATTTCGGGGTGGAGACCGGGGAGTCGGTGCTGTCCCGGTTGACCGGGGACGAGTCGGTGTTCAGCACACTGACGGTGTTGTTCCTGCTGGGAGCGGTGGCGCTGGCGGTGGTGGCGGCGTTCATCCGGGTGCCGTGGCCGTTGACCCTGTACGGCGTCGGTGTGCTGTTGCTGGCGATCGGGACGCGGGGGCTGCCGGACGCGAAGATCCGGTTCATCCTGCCCGCGTTCCCGGTGCTGATCCCGATCTCGATCGGGTTGGCGAAGCGGCGGACGGTCACGGCCGTGGCGGCCGCGGCGGCGTGGGTGGTGCTGGGTGCGTGGTTCTCGGCGCATGCGTTGACTGCGTGGCGGTACGCGATCTAGCTCGCTTGGCGGGTCCGGTGGTCGGCGACGTGGACCCTGGTCGCGCAGCGGGTGGAGCAGAACCGGCGGCGTCCGTTGCGGGAGACGTCGACGTAAACCGTTTCGCAGCCTTCGCGTGAGCAGACGCCGAAGCGGTCCGGGGCGTCGCAGACGAGGTGTGCGAGGCCGCCCGCGGTGTAGGCCCGGACCCGGGAGACGGTGCCCGCTTGCGCGTCGACGTAGTGCAGGTGGGGTGCTTTGCCGTCGTGGGTGGAGATGTACGGCTTGGACGCGGAGTCGTGGAGCAGCGCGTTGACCAGGTCGACGCGGGTGGCGGGGTCCGCTTCGAAGACGTTCCGGAGTCTGGTGGTCCAGGCGATGATCTCGGTCGATTCGGGTTCCCGTACGGCGGCGACGGTCATGCGGTCCTTGAAGATCGCGGTCAGCGTTGCCGGGGCGGCGGCGTCGCCCAGATTGATCAGGTCCGCGGCGATCTGCGCGGCCGCCCCGCCGTAAGGGTTGAAGTGCATTAACCCATTACACCACGATCGGGGTATGGAATCGACCTTGTGCCCGCGGTGTGGGTGGCCGCTGGCAGAACTGCCTGGAAGCGCGACGAAATCCCAGCGGGTCTCGCAGGGGAGGCTCGAGTACGTCCGGTGCCTGTGCGGGAGCTGGTTGGCGCAAGTGGACGGTGTGGTGATCGGGGCGACGAAGTCCCAGCTGGGGCAGGCTCAGCTCTGACGATGGCGCGCGTCGGCGAGCAACTGCGCGAGCGCGTGCACGGGAGAGGTCTCCAGCTTGTGCCGGTGCGCGTCGTAGCGGTCGCGGGTGGTGCGGATGTCCGCGTGGCCCAGCAGGTCCTGGACCTTCTGGACCGGGACGTCGTTGGCCAGCAACAGGGTGCCGGTGGTCCGCCGCGCGGTGTGCGGGGAGATGGTGTTCGCTTCGGTGAGTCCGGCGGCCTTGGCCTGTGTCCGCAGGAGGAACCAGACATCGCGCTGCGCCAACGGCTTTCCGCCGGACTTGGTGCTGTCGTAGCGGTGGGGCATGGTCGCGAGCAGCGGGCCGGTCAGGTCGTCGGGACGGACGCCGGTGCGGGCGGCCCGCAGGTCGAGGTAGCGGCGCAGCGGATGCTGGGCGGCCGGGACGAGCGGCACGAAGTCGCGGTGGCCGCCTTTGGCGGTGTAGCGCAGGATCGTGTGCCCGGCGTCGGTGTCGAGGTCGCGCACGGTCGCGGTGGTCAGGCCGGAAACGCGCAAGCCGGTGTAGAACAGGATCGCGACGACGGCCGCGTCGCGCCAGGACGGTTCGGTGTCGTTGGCGCGGGCCCGGTTCTCCATGTGGTTCAGCAGTTTCGCCGTCGACTCGCCGCCGAGCGCCGGCAGCGGCGGGGTCTTGCCGGTCTTGGGCCGGTTGACCGCGGAGACCGGGTTGCGGTCGGCGATGTCGTTGGACTGCAGGTACCGGTACCAGCTGGAGATGCCGGCGAGGGTGCGCGCGACGGTGGAGTCGGCGGCGGGCCGGGGCAGACCGTCCCTGCCGGTGACGGTGAGGGTGTTCTTCCAGGCGTCCACGTCGGCGCGCCGGGCCGTCAGCGGGTCGAGCCCGGTGCGGGCGCACCAGCCGAGCCAGGCGGCGAGGTCGGCGTAGTAGGCGCGCCGGGTGTGGTCGGTCTTGTCGGTTTCCAGCCAGAGTGTGGTGATGTGCCGGATCGCGTACCGGTCCAGCGGGTCGGCCGGGGGGAGCGCGGGCAGTAGCGCGACGGCTTCGGAGAGGACCTGCCGCCGGTTCTCGGCCTTGGTCTCCGGCAGTCGCGGGGCTGCGGGCACGAGTTCGGCGGACATCGTGATCATCCTAGCCCCGGCTCGTCGGCGGCGTTCGCATTTCGTCCTCTGGTCGAGGACGAAATGCGCCGGGGCTCAGGTGTAGTACCCGGCCACCGGGACACGGGCCTCGTCGAACAACGCGGGCCCTTCCAGCCGCACGGCCGGCGCGGTGGACGGCGGCTTGAGCGCGGTGACCTGCTCGCCGGACAGGGCGAACACGACCCGTCCCAGGCCGGAGCGTTCGATGGCGCCCTGGCACATCCCGCACGGCTGGCAACTGGTGTACATCGTCGTCTCGGCGGCGACGGCCGGATCCAGTTCGCGCGCGGCCCAGACGGCGAGCTTCAGCTCCGGGTGCAGGCTGATGTCCGATTGCGACACCGAGGTGTTGTGGTCCTCGGCCAGCACCACGCCGTCGGGGCCGACGAGGAGCGAACCGAAGGGCGGATCACCGTCCTCACGGGACTTCGCGGCCAGCTCGATGGCACGGCGGAGGAACTTCTCGTCTTCGTCGGTCATGATCAGTCCTGTTCGGTTCGGTATCGGCCCAGATCCCAGTGGGCTGCCACGGTCGCCAAAGCCTGCCACGCGGCTTCCGGGCGGAGGGTCTCTTCGGGGTCGCCGGAGAACGGGTCGAGCACGACCGTCTCGGCGCCGAGGTGGCGAAGCCGGTCGAGGTCGTCGACGATCTGCTCGATCGTGCCTTCGCCGGCCAGGCGTTCGGGTCCGGTGATCGGACGCTCGGTGACGTTCAGCAGGATCCGCGGGGTGAACGCCGGGACAGGCCGGTCTTGGGCGTCGGCGATCATCTTGACCCTGGTGAGCGCTTCGGTGAGCCAGCGGAGGGTGGTCCGCAGCGGATGCCAGGCGTCGCCGACGCGGACGGCGCGGCGGATCCCGGCGTCGCTGTTGCCGCCGACCCAGATCGGGATGTGCCCCGCGCGGTAGTCGGCGTCGTTCGCCCAGGCCTTCCGGACGGCGTCGAGATGGTCGTCGGTCAGCCGTCCACGCTTCTCGAACGGGACATCGAGCGCCTGGAACTCCTGGCGGGCCCATCCGGACGCGACACCGAGCACGAGCCGTCCGCCGCTGAGCTGGTTCAGGTTCGCGGCCATCCGGGCGATCAGCAGCGGATGCCGGTACGGGACGATGAGCACGGTGGTGCCCAGCCGGATTCTGCTCGTCACCCCGGCCAGCCACGACAGCGTCGTGAACGGCTCGTAGAACGGCGCCGGGTACTGCTCGGCGACGTCGGGGGTGATGGCGACGTGATCGGACACCATGAGCAGGTCGTAGCCGAGGCCTTCGACCGTGGTGGCCCAGCCGCGGAGGATCCCGGGGTCGGTCCCCGGTCCGAAATTCGGGACGTTGACACCTATTCGCACAGGTCAAGGCTATCGGTGCGACCGGAGCCCGGGAAGAGATCTTTCCCGGCGTGAAGGCCCTCGAGCCGTGGATCTGCCGGTATTCTGGCCCGATGACCGAGACTCTCGACGCGACGGACTGGGCGATCCTGGTCGAGCTCCAGAAGGACGGGCGGCTCCCGCTCACCGAGCTGGGCAAGCGGGTCAGCCTGAGCGCGTCGGCGACGACGGAGCGGGTCAAGCGGTTGGAGTCGGCCGGGGTGATCACCGGCTATCGCGCGGACGTCGACCTCGAGAAGGCCGGATACGTGGTGCTCGCGGTGGTACGGCTGAAGTACCCGGGCAGCAAACACGCGCCCCTGCACAAGCTGCTGGCGGAGCGGACCGAGATCCTCGAATGCCTCCGGACGACCGGTGACGACTGCTATTCGCTGAAGATCGCGGCGCCTTCGATGGGGCGGCTGGAGGAGATCGTCAACGAGCTCGCGCTGTTCGGGAGCACGAACACCAACATCGTCTACAACCAGACGTTACCGTACCGGGGACCGCAGGGTCCGTGACCGCGGCGGTCACGGACCCTGGTGTCAGCCCTGCCCCGCCGTCTCCCAGAGTCCGATGACGTTGCCTTCCGGATCCTTGAAATAGGCGGAGAAACCCATCTGGCCGACAGCGGTCCGCCCGACGAGGGTCGAACCGCCCTGTTTCTCGATGACCGTGAGCGTGTCGTCGATGCTGTCGACGTCGAGCACGATCACCGGGCCGGCTGCGGCGCTGACCTCCCTCGACAGCATCCCGCCGTTGATGAACCCCGGCTCCGAGGGCATCCCGGTTTCGGCCGTCGGGCCCGAGGAGACCATCGTGTAGCCCATCCCCGGCAGTGTGTCGGCCTTCCAGCCGAAGACCTCCCGGTAGAAACCGCGTGCGCGATCGCCGTCCTCGAACGGGATCTCGAAGTGGACCACCCGTCCGGTCATCGTCATCAACTCCTGTCGTGGCAGCGGGATCGGAACGCCACCAGCCAACAACCGGTGATCCCGGCGCGCTAGAGGACTTCGCCCTGTCCGAACCACCGGCTCAGCGCGGCGTCGAGCTCCCGCTGGTCCTCGCCCACCCATGCCACGTGACCGTCCGGGCGCAGCAACACCGCCGGTACCTCCAGTTCCTCGCTGACGTCGACGACGTGGTCGACCCGGTCTTCCCGGCTCTGGACCGAAAGCCGGCCGGTCTGGTCGAGCAACAGGCCGCGGCCGGCGTGGGTGAGGTCGTACAGGCGCCCGTTCTTCAGCGCCACGTCCCGCATCCGCCGTCCGAGCAGTTCGTGACCGTCGCCGAAGTCGTAGCGGATCCCGATCGCGACGATCTTCTCGACCAGGTACCGGTGGACGTCCTCGAAGTCCATCAGCTCGGACAACAGCCGCCGTACCGCCTGGGCACCGGGTTCGGTGGACATCAGTTCGGCCTGCGCGCGGGTGTTGTCCAGTACGTCGGCGGCCACCGGGTGCCGTTCGACGTGGTAGCTGTCGAGCAGGCCTTCCGGTGCCCAGCCCGCGACCTCCGCGGCCAGTTTCCAGCCGAGGTTGAACGCGTCCTGGATGCCGAGGTTGAGACCCTGCCCGCCCAGCGGCGGGTGGACGTGCGCGGCATCGCCCGCCAGCAGCACCCGGCCGACCCGGTAACGCTCGGCCTGCCGGGTCGCGTCACCGAACCGGGACAGCCAGCGCGGGGAGTGCACGCCGAAATCGGTGCCCGCGTAATGCCGCAGCCGCTGTTTGAACTCCTCCAGCGTCGGCTCGACCGTGCGGTCTTCCCGCACGCTCTCGGCCGGGACGACGACGCGGTACACGCCCTCGCCGGACGGGCCGAGACCGAAGAACTTCTCGGTCTTGCGGATCTCGGTCACCACGGCGGTGATCTCTTCCGCGGGCGCGGTCACCTCCATCTCGCCCAGCAGGTTCTCGTTCTTGGCCGGGTCGCCGGGAAAACCGACGCCGAGCAGTTTGCGCACCGTGCTGCGCCCGCCGTCGCAACCGACGAGATAGCGCGACCGCAGCCGGGTGCCGTCGGCCAGTTCGACGTCGACCCCGTCCTCGTCCTGGCTCAGCCCGACGACTTCGACGCCGCGCCGGATCTCCGCGCCCGCCTCGACGGCGTGCTCGGTCAGCAGCCGCTCGGTCGCGGGCTGCGGGATGCCGAGGACGTAGGCGTGCGCCGAATCCAGCCGGGGCGCCTTCGGTTTGACGATGGCGGCGAAGTGACCGTTGAGTTCGTACTGCTTGCCGGTCTCGTGGAACC contains these protein-coding regions:
- a CDS encoding SDR family oxidoreductase — its product is MSEQNLTGTVAVIAGGAKNLGGLLSTTLGDAGAKIVVHYHGDASAADAEKTVEAVRGAGSEAIAVQGDLTHVTDVRRLFDTAVDTFGRADIAVNTTGMVLRKPILETTEEDYDRMFAVNAKAAYFFIQEAGRRLSDNGKIISLGTSLLAAFTDGYATYAGGKAPLEHFTRAAAKEFADRGISVNVVAPGPMDTPFFYPQETPERVEFHKSQALGGRLTRIEDIVPIIRFLATGGAWFTGQTLFPNGGYTTR
- a CDS encoding CGNR zinc finger domain-containing protein; its protein translation is MHFNPYGGAAAQIAADLINLGDAAAPATLTAIFKDRMTVAAVREPESTEIIAWTTRLRNVFEADPATRVDLVNALLHDSASKPYISTHDGKAPHLHYVDAQAGTVSRVRAYTAGGLAHLVCDAPDRFGVCSREGCETVYVDVSRNGRRRFCSTRCATRVHVADHRTRQAS
- a CDS encoding tyrosine-type recombinase/integrase — encoded protein: MSAELVPAAPRLPETKAENRRQVLSEAVALLPALPPADPLDRYAIRHITTLWLETDKTDHTRRAYYADLAAWLGWCARTGLDPLTARRADVDAWKNTLTVTGRDGLPRPAADSTVARTLAGISSWYRYLQSNDIADRNPVSAVNRPKTGKTPPLPALGGESTAKLLNHMENRARANDTEPSWRDAAVVAILFYTGLRVSGLTTATVRDLDTDAGHTILRYTAKGGHRDFVPLVPAAQHPLRRYLDLRAARTGVRPDDLTGPLLATMPHRYDSTKSGGKPLAQRDVWFLLRTQAKAAGLTEANTISPHTARRTTGTLLLANDVPVQKVQDLLGHADIRTTRDRYDAHRHKLETSPVHALAQLLADARHRQS
- a CDS encoding nucleoside deaminase; the protein is MTDEDEKFLRRAIELAAKSREDGDPPFGSLLVGPDGVVLAEDHNTSVSQSDISLHPELKLAVWAARELDPAVAAETTMYTSCQPCGMCQGAIERSGLGRVVFALSGEQVTALKPPSTAPAVRLEGPALFDEARVPVAGYYT
- a CDS encoding TIGR03619 family F420-dependent LLM class oxidoreductase — protein: MRIGVNVPNFGPGTDPGILRGWATTVEGLGYDLLMVSDHVAITPDVAEQYPAPFYEPFTTLSWLAGVTSRIRLGTTVLIVPYRHPLLIARMAANLNQLSGGRLVLGVASGWARQEFQALDVPFEKRGRLTDDHLDAVRKAWANDADYRAGHIPIWVGGNSDAGIRRAVRVGDAWHPLRTTLRWLTEALTRVKMIADAQDRPVPAFTPRILLNVTERPITGPERLAGEGTIEQIVDDLDRLRHLGAETVVLDPFSGDPEETLRPEAAWQALATVAAHWDLGRYRTEQD
- a CDS encoding Lrp/AsnC family transcriptional regulator; the protein is MTETLDATDWAILVELQKDGRLPLTELGKRVSLSASATTERVKRLESAGVITGYRADVDLEKAGYVVLAVVRLKYPGSKHAPLHKLLAERTEILECLRTTGDDCYSLKIAAPSMGRLEEIVNELALFGSTNTNIVYNQTLPYRGPQGP
- a CDS encoding VOC family protein, which encodes MTGRVVHFEIPFEDGDRARGFYREVFGWKADTLPGMGYTMVSSGPTAETGMPSEPGFINGGMLSREVSAAAGPVIVLDVDSIDDTLTVIEKQGGSTLVGRTAVGQMGFSAYFKDPEGNVIGLWETAGQG
- the rox gene encoding rifampin monooxygenase, producing the protein MNDVIIAGGGPTGMMLAAELRLHGVRVVVLERLTEPTDHVRSLGIHVRSIEVMAQRGLLERFHETGKQYELNGHFAAIVKPKAPRLDSAHAYVLGIPQPATERLLTEHAVEAGAEIRRGVEVVGLSQDEDGVDVELADGTRLRSRYLVGCDGGRSTVRKLLGVGFPGDPAKNENLLGEMEVTAPAEEITAVVTEIRKTEKFFGLGPSGEGVYRVVVPAESVREDRTVEPTLEEFKQRLRHYAGTDFGVHSPRWLSRFGDATRQAERYRVGRVLLAGDAAHVHPPLGGQGLNLGIQDAFNLGWKLAAEVAGWAPEGLLDSYHVERHPVAADVLDNTRAQAELMSTEPGAQAVRRLLSELMDFEDVHRYLVEKIVAIGIRYDFGDGHELLGRRMRDVALKNGRLYDLTHAGRGLLLDQTGRLSVQSREDRVDHVVDVSEELEVPAVLLRPDGHVAWVGEDQRELDAALSRWFGQGEVL